From one Aspergillus fumigatus Af293 chromosome 8, whole genome shotgun sequence genomic stretch:
- a CDS encoding DUF3844 domain-containing protein, protein MTVDRDIVEILDRYGGMQPSLFGISNDNQDLRSSLIILHGLDPVIESSIRKEYKQSLVHCDSRATFLHSNPLNWNIDGESEDDAGTADSHCLKYLDREQGNRENVQTLLSCLPNASAFKPVAQAFGQQLPEYVDIVESWVNDQEPLILRLSFKSFSGSVHDMVLLGLVKSLMSDLHSLSLNGTAVTVIFIPDSQDSRVPQSLRRRGNHQAKTLQMDMASPSLLRRQSPGSTSLNPTCYVTNSSCNEETSGCSGHGFCYRKSESKSGLTNNDCFACKCQATTIRKEDGTTQIIRWGGAACEKQDISSPFFLLATASVVVIIALGGAIGMLFRVGQDDLPGVISAGVGPTKAQG, encoded by the exons ATGACAGTTGATCGAGATATTGTCGAGATTTTGGACAGATATGGAGGAATGCAGCCATCGTTGTTCGGCATTTCAAATGACAACCAAGACTTGAGATCCAGTCTGATCATTCTGCATGGGCTAGACCCTGTCATTG AATCTTCTATTCGAAAGGAATACAAGCAAAGCTTAGTCCATTGTGACTCTCGAGCTACGTTTCTGCATAGTAATCCCCTCAACTGGAACATCGATGGCGAAtcggaagatgatgctggaACAGCAGATAGTCATTGCCTGAAGTACCTTGACAGGGAGCAAGGGAATCGGGAGAATGTTCAG ACACTCTTATCTTGCCTACCTAACGCGTCGGCTTTTAAGCCAGTGGCGCAGGCATTTGGTCAGCAATTACCTGAGTACGTCGATATTGTGGAATCATGGGTTAATGATCAAGAGCCCTTGATCTTGAGGCTATCATTCAAG TCTTTCTCCGGATCAGTACATGACATGGTACTGCTTGGCTTGGTGAAATCTCTTATGAGTGATCTTCATTCGCTGTCTCTGAATGGTACAGCAGTGACTGTTATATTCATCCCGGATTCCCAGGATTCCCGAGTGCCGCAAAGCCTGAGGCGTCGTGGTAACCATCAAGCCAAAACCTTACAAATGGACATGGCATCCCCGTCACTGTTGAGAAGGCAATCGCCTGGTTCAACGTCTCTGAATCCAACCTGCTATGTCACCAATTCATCTTGTAACGAAGAAACCAGCGGTTGTTCAGGGCATGGGTTCTGTTACAGGAAGTCGGAGTCAAAGAGTGGACTTACCAACAATGACTGTTTTGCATGCAAATGCCAGGCAACAACCATCAGAAAAGAGGATGGTACGACTCAGATTATCCGATGGGGCGGCGCTGCTTGTGAGAAGCAAGACATCAGTTCCCCCTTTTTCCTTTTAGCAACGGCTAGCGTCGTGGTAATAATAGCGCTGGGCGGTGCCATTGGAATGTTATTCAGGGTTGGGCAAGACGACCTGCCGGGCGTCATCAGCGCTGGTGTTGGGCCTACCAAAGCACAGGGATAA
- the cyp3 gene encoding putative peptidyl-prolyl cis-trans isomerase, whose amino-acid sequence MELFADVTPRTAENFRRFCTGESKNSQGKPQGYKNSKFHRVIKDFMIQGGDFVNGDGTGSCTIYGTPKFADENFVLKHDRAGVLSMANSGPNTNGCQFFITTTATPFLNGKHVVFGQVVDGMDIVRMIENTRTIRDKPSQDVIITQCGEM is encoded by the exons ATGGAGTTATTTGCAGATGTCACTCCTCGGACAGCCGAAAATTTTCGCAGATTCTGCACAGGTGAAAGCAAAAACTCCCAAGGAAAGCCACAAGGATACAAGAATAGCAAGTTTCACCGAGTA ATCAAAGATTTTATGATACAAGGAGGCGATTTTGTCAACGGGGATGGAACAGGTTCTTGTACCATATATGGCACTCCCAAATTTGCAGATGAGAACTTTGTCTTGAAGCACGACCGCGCAGGTGTCTTAAGCATGGCC AACTCTGGGCCAAATACAAATGGCTGCCAGTTCTTCATAACAACTACAGCGACCCCCTTCTTGAATGGGAAGCATGTCGTGTTTGGGCAGGTAGTGGATGGCATGGATATCGTGCGGATGATCGAAAATACACGCACGATTAGGGACAAGCCAAGCCAAGATGTGATCATTACACAATGCGGAGAGATGTGA
- a CDS encoding ribosome-recycling factor, with protein MQRIQRLSILSDIPRSFYSANSSPIVLDARQPWRFLPPSERFNLTTRSFSSSPSLCKKKDKSRKLTGANTELSIPSEDPYDLSSLENGIVAAVARLKDELSKLRMGGRFNTESLEDLRVSLGKGGKEIVRLGELAQVVPKGGRTVTILASEEEHVKPITSAILSSDLSLTPQPDPHNILQLNISIPPPTKELREQTVVAARAAMEKAAGAVRESRSVSHKRLQDMQKKKLARPDDVRKAQDHMERLTEKGQKEVKELFDAAKRALERV; from the exons ATGCAGCGGATACAACGACTCTCAATTCTTTCTGACATTCCTCGATCTTTCTATTCTGCGAATTCCAGCCCAATTGTGCTTGACGCACGTCAACCCTGGAGGTTCCTGCCTCCCTCTGAACGATTCAACCTCACAACTCGAAGCTTCTCTAGCTCTCCCTCGCTGTGCAAGAAAAAAGACAAATCTCGAAAACTCACTGGCGCAAACACAGAGTTGAGCATTCCGTCGGAGGACCCCTATGATCTTTCTTCGCTGGAAAACGGCATTGTGGCTGCGGTGGCCCGACTTAAAGATGAGCTCTCCAAATTGCGCATGGGCGGGCGTTTCAACACGGAATCACTTGAGGATTTGAGAGTGTCCTTGGGCAAAGGAGGCAAGGAAATAGTAAGACTGGGTGAGCTGGCACAGGTTGTCCCCAAGGGAGGGCGGACGGTGACTATATTGGCTTCAGAGGAAGAG CACGTGAAGCCGATCACCTCAGCGATCCTTTCTTCCGATTTGTCTTTAACGCCACAACCTGACCCTCATAATATTCTTCAACTGAATATATCGATCCCGCCACCCACGAAAGAATTACGGGAACAGACAGTGGTTGCTGCTAGAGCGGCCATGGAAAAGGCAGCTGGTGCAGTTCGCGAATCGAGGAGTGTTAGTCATAAGCGCCTTCAAGAtatgcagaagaagaagctagCCAGGCCAGATGACGTTCGCAAAGCTCAGGACCATATGGAACGGCTGACAGAGAAGGGACAGAAAGAGGTGAAAGAATTGTTTGATGCTGCAAAAAGGGCATTAGAACGAGTATAG
- the hscA gene encoding putative Hsp70 chaperone (HscA), with amino-acid sequence MSDEVYEGAIGIDLGTTYSCVANYEGTNVEIIANEQGSYTTPSFVSFTEKERLIGEAAKNQAAMNPKNTIFDIKRLIGRRYEDPIVKKDIESWPFKVVDQGGNPVVEVEYLGETKTFSPQEISSMVLMKMKEVAETKLGKKVEKAVITVPAYFNDNQRQATKDAGAIAGLNVLRIINEPTAAAIAYGLGSGKSEKERNVLIYDLGGGTFDVSLLNIQGGVFTVKATAGDTHLGGQDFDTNLLEHFKKEFQKKTGKDLSGDARALRRLRTACERAKRTLSNATQTTVEIDSLFDGEDFNSSITRARFEDLNAKAFSGTLEPVQQVLKDSGLEKSQVDEIVLVGGSTRIPRIQKLLSDFFDGKKLEKSINPDEAVAYGAAVQAGILSGKATSAETQDLLLLDVVPLSLGVAMEGNIFAPVVPRGQTVPTIKKRTFTTVVDNQTTVQFPVYQGERTNCADNTSLGEFTLAPIPPMKAGEAALEVVFEVDVNGILKVTATEKSSGRSANITISNAVGKLSTTEIEQMINDAAKFKSSDEAFTKKFESRQQLESYISRVEEIISDPTMSLKLKRGNKEKIESALSDAMAQLEIEDSAPEDYKKKELALKRLITKAMATR; translated from the exons ATGTCGGACGAAGTCTACGAAGGCGCCATCGGCATTGACCTTG GCACAACCTACTCCTGCGTTGCCAACTATGAAGGCACCAACGTTGAGATCA TTGCCAACGAGCAGGGTAGTTACACAACCCCGTCATTCGTTTCTTTCACCGAGAAAGAGCGCTTGATTGGTGAGGCAGCCAAAAACCAGGCGGCGATGAACCCCAAGAACACCATTTTCGACATCAA GCGTCTCATTGGTCGACGTTATGAAGATCCTATCGTGAAGAAGGATATTGAGTCGTGGCCTTTCAAGGTAGTTGACCAGGGCGGAAACCCCGTTGTCGAGGTTGAATATTTGGGTGAAACCAAGACATTTTCTCCCCAGGAAATCTCTTCTATGGTCTTGATGAAG ATGAAAGAAGTCGCAGAGACCAAGCTTGGaaagaaggttgagaaggcTGTCATCACCGTACCAGCTTATTTCAACGATAATCAACGTCAGGCGACGAAGGACGCAGGTGCCATTGCCGGTTTAAATGTTCTCCGCATCATCAATGAGCCCACTGCCGCCGCTATCGCCTATGGACTCGGCTCCGGAAAATCCGAAAAAGAGCGTAATGTCCTGATCTATGATCTTGGTGGAGGTACTTTCGATGTGTCTCTTCTCAACATCCAAGGAGGTGTTTTCACTGTCAAGGCCACAGCCGGTGATACTCATCTCGGTGGACAAGATTTTGACACCAACCTCCTTGAACACTTCAAGAAGGAATtccagaagaagactggaaagGATCTCTCAGGCGATGCCAGAGCTCTTCGCCGTTTGAGAACGGCCTGCGAGCGTGCCAAGCGTACACTGTCCAACGCTACACAGACAACTGTTGAGATTGACTCTTTGTTCGATGGAGAGGATTTCAACTCGTCTATCACTCGTGCCCGCTTTGAGGATCTCAACGCCAAGGCTTTCTCTGGCACGCTCGAGCCAGTACAGCAAGTTCTCAAGGACTCTGGCCTTGAGAAGAGCCAGGTCGATGAGATTGTGCTCGTTGGTGGCTCCACTCGTATCCCTCGAATCCAGAAGCTGCTCAGTGACTTTTTCGATGGTAAGAAGCTTGAGAAG AGCATTAACCCAGATGAAGCTGTAGCTTATGGTGCCGCCGTGCAAGCTGGCATCCTTTCTGGTAAGGCCACCTCGGCTGAAACTCAGGACTTGCTGCTTCTGGATGTCGTTCCCCTTTCCCTTGGAGTTGCCATGGAAGGCAATATTTTCGCCCCGGTTGTTCCCCGCGGTCAAACTGTTCCCACCATCAAGAAGCGCACCTTTACGACTGTTGTAGACAACCAGACGACCGTTCAGTTCCCAGTTTATCAGGGTGAGCGCACAAACTGTGCTGACAACACCTCCCTGGGCGAGTTTACTCTCGCTCCTATCCCTCCCATGAAGGCTGGCGAGGCCGCTCTTGAAGTTGTTTTCGAGGTCGATGTCAATGGTATCCTTAAGGTCACCGCTACGGAGAAGTCTTCTGGCCGTTCCGCCAATATTACTATCTCCAACGCTGTTGGCAAGCTCTCCACCACTGAAATCGAACAGATGATTAATG ACGCCGCCAAGTTCAAGTCGAGCGACGAGGCCTTTACCAAGAAATTCGAGTCTCGTCAGCAGCTCGAATCTTATATCTCTCGCGTCGAAGAGATCATCTCAGACCCCACCATGTCTCTGAAGCTCAAGCGGGGCAACAAGGAAAAGATCGAGTCTGCTCTAAGTGACGCTATGGCTCAACTTGAGATCGAAGACTCTGCCCCTGAGGAttacaagaagaaggaactcGCCCTCAAGAGACTCATCACCAAAGCTATGGCCACCCGGTAA
- a CDS encoding E3 ubiquitin-protein ligase RNF103, producing MSSTSPVPPSGSTNGDRAADSSSSPTSSPLLFFVALGFGVVFTNLWIIVGVKYCFRYNQRNRQLRNEETGEPIDLVTLPRTHRRRREKKLMTMDEVNSRFPLTKYKAWRSTRANASIPTAEVISTADSSLHSPNIKNGTLVVDTSVSPSLVKSASTDSQRQMGPTIAQTSTVAPDAGAQFAQLDEKSNGRPIFADCIHARDVSKYTNDEMKDIHNQDSCECHGLEDIGDADHPIRTAPLAELLPTPADSCAICLDVIEDDDDIRGLTCGHAFHASCVDPWLTSRRACCPLCKADYFTPKPRSDPVVERASTDRRSMVGMYAPSRPRPVFIGWRSNPFRRTTILPQRLMRRDGIPPSQLSGALNVDSYMAHNASDTRSEISRPQPRGSMRLFPRLRNSLRLPSSSLHRAPRNAGSAMGASQPSDSRSTADVEAGLRP from the exons ATGTCATCCACGAGCCCTGTTCCTCCCTCGGGCTCTACAAACGGCGATCGAGCTGCAGATTCCAGTTCGAGCCCTACGAGCTCACCGTTATTGTTCTTTGTTGCGCTTGGTTTCGGGGTCGTCTTCACGAATCTATG GATCATCGTTGGTGTCAAGTATTGCTTTCGATATAATCAACGGAATCGCCAGCTACGAAACGAAGAAACGGGAGAACCGATAGATCTGGTTACTTTGCCCCGTACGCATAGacgaagaagggaaaagaaattgATGACTATGGATGAGGTTAATTCACGGTTTCCACTCACAAAGTACAAGGCATGGAGGTCGACGCGGGCAAACGCCAGCATTCCGACCGCAGAGGTGATATCTACAGCCGACAGCAGTCTACACAGTCCAAACATCAAGAACGGCACATTGGTTGTAGATACCAGTGTATCGCCATCCTTGGTGAAATCGGCATCGACGGATAGTCAACGGCAGATGGGGCCCACCATCGCGCAAACTTCAACAGTCGCACCGGATGCTGGAGCACAATTCGCTCAGTTGGACGAAAAGTCCAATGGTCGTCCAATTTTTGCTGATTGCATTCATGCTCGAGACGTTTCGAAGTACACCAACGATGAGATGAAAGACATACATAATCAGGACAGTTGTGAATGTCATGGGTTGGAAGACATCGGAGACGCCGATCATCCCATCCGGACTGCACCACTGGCCGAGCTTCTTCCCACTCCCGCAGACTCCTGTGCAATATGCCTTGACGtgatcgaggatgacgatgacatACGTGGGCTGACATGTGGTCATGCTTTCCATGCATCCTGCGTTGACCCGTGGTTGACAAGCCGGAGGGCCTGCTGTCCACTCTGCAAAGCAGATTATTTCACTCCTAAACCTCGCTCTGATCCGGTGGTGGAGCGTGCGAGCACAGATCGCCGTAGTATGGTGGGAATGTATGCTCCCAGCCGACCTCGGCCTGTCTTTATAGGATGGCGATCAAATCCGTTTCGTCGAACAACAATATTGCCCCAGCGACTCATGCGACGCGATGGAATCCCGCCATCGCAGCTGTCGGGTGCACTCAATGTCGATTCGTACATGGCGCACAATGCATCTGACACAAGGTCAGAAATCTCCAGACCTCAACCCAGGGGATCAATGCGGTTGTTCCCTCGTCTTCGCAACTCTCTCCGACTTCCGTCCTCAAGTTTGCATCGTGCACCGAGGAATGCGGGTTCGGCCATGGGTGCTTCTCAGCCGAGTGACAGTCGGAGTACTGCAGATGTCGAAGCAGGCTTACGTCCTTAA
- a CDS encoding alanine--tRNA ligase, whose product MRISRILRNGDMTLSHPPLPFRSNPRRFYHFHTTHTTEQNQLHTNYRHYRMSSDSEGSPFWTAKRVRDTFLDYFRQNGHTFVPSSPVVPLSDPTLLFTNAGMNQFKSIFLGTVDPQSDFAKLKSAVNSQKCIRAGGKHNDLDDVGKDSYHHTFFEMLGNWSFGDYFKEDAIRYSWELLTKVYGLDPQRLYVTYFEGHEEGGLEPDLEAKALWRAAGVPEDHILPGNMKDNFWEMGDQGPCGPCSEIHYDRIGGRNAAHLVNQDDPNVLEIWNNVFIQYNRESDRSLRPLPNKHVDTGMGFERLVSVLQDKSSNYDTDVFSPLFNAIKNITGAREYRGRFGADDSDGIDTAYRVVADHVRTLTFAISDGVTPNSDGRGYVVRRVLRRGARYARKYFQVEIGNFFSKIVPTLVEQLGDMFPELKKKQHDVMEILDEEEISFAKTLDRGERQFENYAQQAKIKGDDKLHGADVWRLYDTFGFPVDLTRLMAEERGLNIDDLEFEEARLRAKEASKGQKKSATGTVKLDVHDLGKLEKMNVVPKTDDSAKFGKGNITAEIKAIYHGKNFHSSTAQIPDGEQIGIILDRTNFYAEQGGQENDTGRIIIDGRAELEVGDVQLYAGYVLHTGFMKYGSFSIGDAVLCEYDELRRWPIRNNHTGTHILNFALRRVLGDSVEQKGSLVAAEKLRFDFSHKSAVTEKELEKIEEISTEYIRQNCDVYSQEVPLATARRISGVRAVFGETYPDPVRVVSVGVEVEEILKNVEDPRWLEVSIEFCGGTHVQKTGDIKDLIILEENGIAKGIRRIIAVTGEDAHEVQRVAKEFEKRLDRLDAMALGPQKEQEAKQIQVELNQLSISAVQKSRFRERFASINKQVIDGQKAQQKLETKKALEAIISYFESPTNEGKTCLVTRLPISANPKAVSESLNYVKSKLQDKTVYVLAADLEQGRVAHGCYVSKALLDQGASANDLAAVVSSVVGGKAGGKGSTSIGNGVHPDKTEDAIALASDYLAKFKL is encoded by the exons ATGCGAATTTCCAGAATTCTGAGAAATGGGGATATGACCTTGAGTCATCCGCCATTACCGTTTAGGTCAAACCCCAGAAGATTCTACCACTTTCACACTACTCATACCACAGAACAAAATCAACTCCATACGAACTATCGACACTACAGAATGTCCTCAGACTCTGAAGGCAGTCCATTTTGGACTGCCAAACGCGTTCGCGACACATTTCTTGATTATTTCAGACAAAATGGCCATACATTTG TTCCGTCTTCTCCTGTCGTACCCCTCTCGGATCCCACACTGCTGTTCACAAATGCTGGAATGAATCAATTCAAATCCATCTTCCTGGGCACTGTGGATCCGCAATCTGATTTTGCGAAACTGAAAAGTGCAGTAAATTCTCAGAAG TGCATTCGTGCTGGCGGAAAACACAAT GATTTGGACGACGTGGGAAAGGACAGTTACCACCAT ACTTTCTTCGAGATGCTTGGAAATTGGAGTTTTGGCGACTATTTCAAGGAAGATGCAATCCGATACTCATGGGAACTTTTGACGAAGGTTTACGGTTTGGACCCACAACGCCTCTATGTTACCTACTTTGAGGGTCACGAAGAGGGTGGACTCGAACCTGACCTAGAGGCAAAAGCTCTATGGAGAGCTGCGGGTGTTCCAGAGGATCATATCCTTCCAGGAAACATGAAGGACAATTTTTGGGAAATGGGCGACCAGGGCCCTTGTGGGCCCTGTAGTGAGATTCATTATGATCGGATTGGCGGCCGCAATGCTGCTCATCTTGTCAATCAAGATGATCCTAACGTTCTTGAAATATGGAACAACGTGTTCATTCAGTATAATCGCGAGTCTGATCGGTCTCTGAGGCCTCTGCCGAATAAGCACGTCGACACCGGAATGGGATTTGAAAGATTAGTCTCAGTGCTTCAGGACAAATCATCCAATTATGATACGGACGTGTTCTCTCCGCTGTTCAATGCTATCAAAAACATCACCGGAGCCCGGGAATATCGAGGAAGGTTTGGTGCCGATGATTCCGATGGCATCGACACGGCTTATCGTGTTGTCGCGGACCATGTCCGAACATTGACTTTTGCCATCTCAGATGGCGTGACGCCAAACAGTGATGGTCGTGGATATGTTGTTCGACGTGTTTTGCGCCGAGGTGCTCGCTATGCTCGAAAATACTTCCAGGTTGAGATTGGAAATTTCTTCTCAAAAATTGTTCCAACACTCGTTGAACAACTCGGAGACATGTTTCCCGAGTTGAAGAAAAAGCAGCACGATGTCATGGAAATATtggatgaggaagagattTCGTTTGCCAAAACTTTAGATCGCGGTGAGCGACAGTTCGAGAACTATGCTCAGCAAGCAAAGATCAAAGGCGATGACAAACTTCATGGTGCTGATGTCTGGCGCCTGTATGACACATTCGGTTTTCCGGTCGACCTAACCCGTCTCATGGCGGAAGAACGTGGGTTGAATATTGATGACCTCGAATTCGAGGAAGCGCGTTTGAGAGCCAAGGAGGCTAGTAAAGGACAGAAGAAGTCGGCGACAGGAACCGTCAAACTGGACGTTCACGACCTGGGAAAGCTGGAGAAAATGAATGTCGTTCCCAAAACAGACGACAGCGCCAAATTTGGAAAGGGTAACATTACCGCTGAAATCAAAGCCATATACCACGGGAAGAACTTCCATTCATCGACGGCGCAGATACCAGATGGGGAACAGATAGGCATCATTCTGGACCGCACGAATTTTTACGCTGAACAAGGTGGACAAGAGAACGACACTGGcagaatcatcatcgacGGACGGGCTGAGCTAGAAGTTGGTGATGTTCAGCTTTACGCTGGCTATGTCCTCCATACCGGCTTCATGAAGTACGGTTCTTTCTCAATAGGTGACGCCGTCCTGTGTGAATACGATGAGCTTCGTCGCTGGCCCATCCGAAATAATCATACGGGCACACACATCCTCAACTTTGCGCTCAGAAGAGTTCTTGGAGATTCTGTCGAGCAAAAAGGCTctcttgttgctgctgaAAAACTCAGATTTGATTTCTCTCACAAGTCTGCAGTCACAGAGAAAGAATTAGAGAAAATCGAGGAAATATCAACCGAGTATATCCGCCAAAACTGTGATGTCTACTCCCAAGAAGTTCCTCTTGCAACTGCTCGCCGGATCTCCGGTGTTAGAGCTGTCTTCGGCGAGACGTACCCTGATCCTGTCCGAGTCGTTTCTGTtggggtggaggtggaggagataTTGAAGAATGTGGAAGATCCTCGCTGGCTTGAAGTCAGCATAGAATTTTGTGGCGGAACTCACGTCCAGAAGACGGGGGACATTAAGGACTTAATCATTCTAGAAGAAAACGGCATTGCTAAGGGGATTCGTCGGATCATCGCTGTGACTGGGGAGGACGCCCATGAAGTACAGCGAGTTGCCAAAGAGTTCGAGAAGCGGCTAGATCGCCTGGATGCAATGGCTTTGGGGCCGCAGAAAGAACAGGAAGCCAAGCAGATACAGGTTGAACTAAACCAACTCTCGATCTCTGCTGTCCAGAAATCTCGTTTCCGAGAGCGTTTTGCGTCCATCAACAAGCAAGTCATTGACGGACAAAAAGCGCAACAAAAACTCGAGACAAAGAAGGCGCTTGAGGCTATCATTTCTTACTTCGAATCCCCGACGAACGAAGGAAAGACCTGTTTGGTTACCAGACTTCCTATTTCTGCGAACCCAAAAGCCGTGAGCGAGTCTCTAAACTATGTTAAGTCTAAGCTGCAAGACAAGACCGTCTATGTTCTAGCCGCCGATTTGGAACAGGGCCGCGTTGCCCATGGTTGCTACGTTTCAAAG GCATTGCTTGACCAAGGGGCTTCGGCCAACGACTTGGCTGCGGTTGTTTCTAGCGTTGTCGGAGGGAAAGCCGGTGGGAAGGGTTCGACGTCTATCGGCAATGGCGTGCATCCGGACAAGACCGAGGATGCAATTGCATTGGCTTCGGATTACTTGGCAAAGTTCAAGCTTTGA
- a CDS encoding cyclin-dependent protein kinase regulatory subunit CKS1, whose product MDIDLSRRNKKPRLLLESERERLEEFIDSIHYSARYSDDQFEYRHVQLPKNMLKKIPADYFDSSKGTLKLLWEEEWRALGITQSLGWEHYEVHEPEPHILLFK is encoded by the exons ATGGATATCGATCTAAGCAGGAGGAACAAAAAGCCCCGCCTTCTGTTGGAATCTGAAAGAGAGAGACTTGAGGAATTCATTGATTCTATACACTACTCAGCGAG ATATTCTGATGACCAGTTTGAGTACCGACATGTTCAGCTTCCCAAAAAcatgctgaagaagattccCGCCGACTATTTCGATAGCTCAAAAGGAACGCTGAAATTGCTATGggaggaagaatggaggGCACTCGGTATCACTCAG AGTCTGGGGTGGGAACATTACGAGGTCCATGAGCCAGAGCCACATATCCTCCTTTTCAAGTAA